In Pochonia chlamydosporia 170 chromosome Unknown PCv3seq00019, whole genome shotgun sequence, one DNA window encodes the following:
- a CDS encoding transposase (similar to Metarhizium robertsii ARSEF 23 XP_007826761.1), which yields MDICRLLNALSPSPGRTTTATAAADANDPTDDDYTGATIPPLPPSPLFDTYDDLFPPAPQGEISGASSSQATSSLSATAAHDGCHKARDSGSRHHRSLIVPSKSRPRPPNRLPKKWTYTVVHGQHNHGQSLDPSAHIVYRRRTVAQQQKERELANENGIRAREMVSIVRKADSPGYHYFRTRDIYNDRQAIKRERLNGLTATQAFVKELESGGIRVRTLRDEDDRVCAVFWTYDWCRTMWKKFPEVLGLDNTYKTNRFRLHLFQATGVTDQKSLANFAFGLINGEKEHHFQWLCDRLDELRIDIGADTPEVIITDKEQALRTALMSTFPGAQQQLCVYHILANVRAKINARWKGTEGDDDDDISVKSDNNVNALSVDLNDKNTDQLQPELDLDVTARGSVQDEAEEGLANPSDDYSREGMFKAFRAVVYAVDHDTFKNSWKSFVETFGRQQRHILRYIQQEYMPWRKQWVKCYIDRYRNFGPRVNSPTETAHADVKSHLVTGTGDLLYLHQALVTMIDNKSRSYHQEAARQIQRQRDKYLKQAWLGKLNLQITYQAIDLIAKQYRFALAALPDQREPKPLRPCTGNFEHQYGLPCSHGIFDCLMNGTPLRRSQIAMRWWLEKPLVRQLASVIRLQY from the exons atggacatatgccgccttctcaacgcaCTAAGTCCCTCGCCAGGCCGGACCACTACGGCcaccgctgctgctgacGCCAATGacccaacagacgatgactACACTGGGGCTACGATCCCACCACtaccaccatcgccactctTTGACACGTACGATGACCTGTTT cctccagctcctcaaggcGAGATATCGGgggcatcatccagccaagctacATCGTCTTTAAGTGCGACCGCGGCCCACGACGGATGTCACAAAGCTCGGGACtcaggaagccgtcatcacagAAGCTTGATTGTCCCGTCAAAatcacggccaaggccaccaaaTCGTCTACCAAAGAAGTGGACGTATACGGTAGTTCATGGCCAGCATAACCACGGGCAGTCCCTTGATCCATCGGCGCACATTGTCTATCGCCGCCGCACGGttgctcagcaacaaaaggaGCGAGAGCTAGCCAACGAGAATGGCATTAGGGCCCGCGAGATGGTTAGCATTGTTAGAAAAGCCGACAGCCCAGGCTATCACTATTTTCGCACACGAGATATCTACAATGAtcgtcaagccatcaaacgcGAGCGACTTAACGGCCTTACAGCTACCCAagccttcgtcaaggagcttgagagcggGGGTATTAGAGTCAGAACCTTGcgcgacgaagatgaccgCGTCTGTGCCGTCTTTTGGACTTACGACTGGTGCCGCacaatgtggaagaagtttccGGAGGTGCTCGGTTTAGACAACACGTACAAGACCAACCGCTTTAGGTTACATCTATTTCAAGCCACCGGTGTAACGGATCAGAAGTCCCTGGCTAACTTCGCATTCGGCCTTATAAACGGCGAAAAGGAGCACCACTTCCAGTGGTTATGTGACCGACTTGACGAGCTTCGCATCGACATTGGGGCTGACACGCCAGAGGTTATAATCACCGACAAGGAACAGGCTCTCCGCACAGCCCTCATGAGCACCTTTCCAGGTGCCCAACAGCAGCTATGCGTATATCACATCTTGGCGAACGTCCGAGCTAAAATTAACGCTCGCTGGAAGGGCACcgagggcgacgatgatgacgatattAGTGTTAAGTCTGATAATAACGTAAACGCCCTTTCCGTTGACCTAAACGACAAGAATACcgaccagctccagccagagcTAGATCTTGATGTCACCGCTAGGGGCAGTGtgcaagacgaggcagaggaggggCTTGCGAACCCCTCTGATGACTACAGCCGTGAGGGGATGTTCAAAGCCTTCCGAGCTGTGGTCTATGCCGTTGATCACGATACGTTCAAGAACTCGTGGAAGTCCTTTGTCGAAACCTTCGGCAGGCAGCAACGACATATCCTGCGATATATCCAACAGGAATATATGCCGTGGCGCAAGCAGTGGGTGAAATGTTACATCGACCGCTATCGAAACTTTGGTCCAAGGGTCAATAGCCCTACGGAGACCGCACATGCAGACGTCAAGTCTCACCTTGTGACTGGCACGGGAGACCTCCTTTACCTCCACCAGGCTCTTGTCACGATGATTGATAACAAGTCCCGGTCCTATCATCAAGAGGCTGCGAGACAGATTCAGCGTCAGCGTGATAAGTACCTCAAGCaggcatggcttggcaagcttAACCTCCAGATCACATATCAGGCCATTGACCTTATTGCCAAGCAGTATCGctttgccctcgccgccctgcCTGATCAGCGCGAGCCCAAACCGCTACGCCCTTGCACGGGCAACTTTGAGCACCAATACGGCctgccatgcagccatggcatttTTGATTGCCTTATGAACGGCACGCCTCTGAGACGGAGCCAGATTGCTATGCGTTGGTGGCTCGAGAAGCCGTTGGTACGTCAGCTTGCCTCTGTCATAAGACTTCAGTATTAA